AACTTTTGTATTTGATAAACCTTGGGATATGGAAAGGTGTAGTATTCCATATAAGTTGGATGTATTAAATTGGGAAACTGTATGCCATGATGATGAAGAGTGGTGTTTCATGCTAAATCGGATGGAATACTTAGATACGTTAATCAATGCATATATAATTAGCAAAGACACTAGATATATACAAAAGGCAAAGTATTATATTATACATTGGATTAATTCTCATGTACGCATAGTAAGTCAACCTAGCACAAGAACCCTAGATACAGCTATCCGTATGATGAGTATGTTTGAGGCTGTACCATATCTATTACATTATTCTGTTTTGAAAGATGAAGAGCTTGAGCTGATATTTACAAGTATATATCATCAAGCGTTGTACTTAAAAGAAAACTACCAACCCAAATATACACTCAGTAATTGGGGAAGTATTCAAGTAGGTATCCTATACATCATATTAGATATATACCCAAATCAGGGCCATCTATACTCTTGGGTAGAACAAGAAATACAGCAACAGCTTCAGATTCAAATTTATGAAGATGGACTACAGTGGGAACAATCCACAATGTATCATGTGGAAGTGCTAAATATTTTATTGAAAGTAATTTATTATAAACGAGTATTCAATCAAATTTGTAATCAATATATCATTGATACGGCAGAGAAGATGTCAGAAGCACTGTATCAACTATCAATGCCTAATAATGAAATTGAATGCTTTGGGGATACAGATAGGGTTACAATTTCTGCCGTTATGGAAAGAGCATCATATCTTTTTAGTAATGGTATATTGAAGTACTTTGGTAATGCAGAATTTGATGCGGAAAATATGTATTACTTTGGTGCATGTGCAAATCAAGAGTATAAAAACCTACCATTACTTCAACCAGCTTTGCAATCATTTGATGGATATGCATCTGGGGTATTTACGACAAGAAGTTGTTGGGGATCATCAGCAAACTTTACGATGTTTACAAATGGTTCTTTAGGTAGCGGTCATGGACATTCAGATAATTTACACGTTTCGTTATGCATGAATGGAAAGCCTGTATTAATCGATAGTGGTAGATATACATATCGTGAAGATCATGAAGAGCGAATTAGGCTAAAATCGGTGGCAGCACATAACAGTCTTGTAATTGATGACCACCCAAGTTGTATTCCAAGTGGTAGTTGGACATATAGTGATTTTACAATTCCTATGAAAACATATGTAAAGCATGATGGCAAGATACACTATTATGAAGGAAGTGTAATATCCAAGAATCCTTTACAGATATGGACAAGAAAACTCGTCACTATCGACAGTGGTATTTGGTTTATCTGTGATGAAGTGAAGTGTGATGGTACGCATCAAATTAAACAGTATTTTCACTTTGATCCAATGTACCATGAAATACCAAAGAATATTTGGACTTATGAGGGTGACATGCATGCGGAAGAGCAATTCTGTTCGTTTATTTATAATGAACAGATGGTTCATCAAGTTGGAATTGTTTCTCATGACTTTACAGATACATTGAATGTAATTACAACGTTTCACCAACCAGAATATTTTGTTGAAGATATTGATGTGATTCAAGCTGGCGAAACGATTGTTAGTAAAGATATTGTAAATGCAAAACAATTTATTGTGAGTAGGACAGAGAATTATACGATTGCGGTCTTCCATCAAGAAATTTTTTCTGGCAGGAAGATTATGTACCTCAATGGGG
This genomic window from Solobacterium moorei contains:
- a CDS encoding alginate lyase family protein yields the protein MMIDIKHIKKMCQKVIDYKDIDHIVIPVQEQKTIIAKADLLLDQTFVFDKPWDMERCSIPYKLDVLNWETVCHDDEEWCFMLNRMEYLDTLINAYIISKDTRYIQKAKYYIIHWINSHVRIVSQPSTRTLDTAIRMMSMFEAVPYLLHYSVLKDEELELIFTSIYHQALYLKENYQPKYTLSNWGSIQVGILYIILDIYPNQGHLYSWVEQEIQQQLQIQIYEDGLQWEQSTMYHVEVLNILLKVIYYKRVFNQICNQYIIDTAEKMSEALYQLSMPNNEIECFGDTDRVTISAVMERASYLFSNGILKYFGNAEFDAENMYYFGACANQEYKNLPLLQPALQSFDGYASGVFTTRSCWGSSANFTMFTNGSLGSGHGHSDNLHVSLCMNGKPVLIDSGRYTYREDHEERIRLKSVAAHNSLVIDDHPSCIPSGSWTYSDFTIPMKTYVKHDGKIHYYEGSVISKNPLQIWTRKLVTIDSGIWFICDEVKCDGTHQIKQYFHFDPMYHEIPKNIWTYEGDMHAEEQFCSFIYNEQMVHQVGIVSHDFTDTLNVITTFHQPEYFVEDIDVIQAGETIVSKDIVNAKQFIVSRTENYTIAVFHQEIFSGRKIMYLNGVPFHAKVIVIHEKDGNKTLYVMRT